The following proteins are co-located in the Leptospira weilii genome:
- a CDS encoding LIMLP_16025 family protein, with protein sequence MENKKLNDIINVGIGAVQTSREIFDKLVDDLNQSKEKIEVRFDQLKTQGEKDMSESALKLKINLAWGLVRFEEIRDNILSHFIKR encoded by the coding sequence ATGGAAAACAAAAAATTAAACGATATAATTAATGTGGGAATTGGAGCTGTTCAAACTTCTCGGGAAATTTTCGATAAACTCGTGGATGACTTGAATCAAAGTAAAGAAAAGATCGAAGTAAGATTTGATCAATTAAAGACTCAAGGAGAGAAGGATATGAGCGAAAGCGCTCTGAAATTAAAAATTAATTTAGCTTGGGGATTGGTTCGATTCGAGGAGATTCGGGATAACATTCTCAGCCATTTTATCAAAAGATAA